Sequence from the Anaeromusa acidaminophila DSM 3853 genome:
CTTGACTATTTTGGACGTCAGCCGATTAGGGAAGTGCAGCTCTTTATGAAAGAAGATACTCTTATTGGGGATTTGATTTCAGGGGAAGTGCGATTGTTAAAAAGTGGCAGGACTATCTCACTAAGGGAAGACAGAAATGCGTTTCAACTCAAAGAATTGGAACATTTTTTTAATATAGTTGAAGGCAAAGCAGAGAATGACAATGATCTGCTGAGGGCAGTTGAAGTATTGAAAATATCCAAGGGAGAGTTGTAATCTTATGAACGTACTGTTTACAATATGCGGACGAGCTGGCTCAAAAGGAGTGAAGAATAAGAATATAAAGAGCTTTTTAGGATACCCTTTGGTTTTTTATACTGTTTCGGCTATAGACCTATTTGTGAAAAAAAATCCGGATATTTATTTTGATATAGCGTTGAACACTGATAGTGTTGACTTGATCCAACTGGTTGAAAAGCTTACGCTTAAGCTTGCGGTTGATGTAATACATAGAGCGCCGCTGCTGGCTGCCGATGACACGCCTAAAACTGCTGTTATTAACAATTGTTTAAGCCTCATGCGGCAACGTAAACAAGTTGGCTATGATATGGTAGTTGATCTTGATATTACTTCGCCTCTTAGGACCGTTGAGGACATCAAAAATTTAGTGGATAAAAAGGCATCTGCACGGGTAGACGTCGTTTTTTCTGTTACCGGAGCGAGGCGCAATCCTTATTTTAATATGGTTAAAAAAACGGCTGGCGGTTATGAACGTGTTATTAGCTCTAATTTTAATACACGGCAAGAGGCTCCTGTATTGTATGATATGAACGCATCATTATATGCCTATTCACCATCATTTCTTGAAAGCGAAAAAACAATTTTTGCAGGAAAATGCGATGTAATAAAAATGTTTGATACGGCAGTGTTAGATATTGACCATGAAAATGATTTTGAGTTGATGCAAGTTATAGCAAGATATTTATTTGAAAAATATCCTGCTTTTCGCGAAATATATGACCATGTAGCACACATTATGAAGACAGGGAAGCAATAAACTTAATCATGTGTTGTAAAGAAATAATAGTAAGGAAAGGCGTAATCCTTTTCTTGACAGTTCCTTTTTAGATGGTGCAAAATAGTAAAATAAGTATAAAATCACATGGTTTTAAGTAGTCGTGGATGATTTTAGGAGGGATATAACAAGCCGGGGCAAGCTCCGGCTTGTTGTATTTATTGCAAGCAAAGGCTGGTGCATATGAAAGAAACAGA
This genomic interval carries:
- a CDS encoding cytidylyltransferase domain-containing protein, translating into MNVLFTICGRAGSKGVKNKNIKSFLGYPLVFYTVSAIDLFVKKNPDIYFDIALNTDSVDLIQLVEKLTLKLAVDVIHRAPLLAADDTPKTAVINNCLSLMRQRKQVGYDMVVDLDITSPLRTVEDIKNLVDKKASARVDVVFSVTGARRNPYFNMVKKTAGGYERVISSNFNTRQEAPVLYDMNASLYAYSPSFLESEKTIFAGKCDVIKMFDTAVLDIDHENDFELMQVIARYLFEKYPAFREIYDHVAHIMKTGKQ